The following coding sequences lie in one Heteronotia binoei isolate CCM8104 ecotype False Entrance Well chromosome 6, APGP_CSIRO_Hbin_v1, whole genome shotgun sequence genomic window:
- the TSPAN14 gene encoding tetraspanin-14, producing the protein MHYYRYSNAEVSCWYKYLLFSYNIIFWLAGVAFLGAGLWAWSEKGILSDISKMTRLNGFDPVVLVLLVGGVMFILGFAGCIGALRENICLLRFFCGTIVLIFILELVVAVLAFLFQDWVRDQVETFFKNNIKSYRDDIDLQNLIDSLQKMNQCCGAQDPNDWDLNIYFNCSSNSKSRERCGVPFSCCIPDPAQKVVNTQCGYDVRTMPRSSWDERIFTRGCIPALEAWLPRNIYIVAGVFVAISLLQIFGIFLARTLISDIEAVKAGYHF; encoded by the exons ATGCACTATTACCGGTATTCTAATGCTGAAGTCAGCTGTTGGTATAAATACCTGCTCTTCAGTTACAATATCATCTTTTGG ttaGCTGGAGTTGCCTTTCTTGGAGCTGGTCTCTGGGCCTGGAGTGAAAAG GGTATCTTATCCGACATCTCCAAAATGACCCGCCTCAATGGCTTTGACCCCGTCGTCCTCGTCTTGCTTGTCGGAGGGGTGATGTTCATTCTTGGATTTGCTGGCTGCATTGGAGCCTTGCGGGAGAATATCTGCCTTCTGAGATTT TTCTGTGGCACGATCGTGCTGATTTTCATCCTGGAGTTAGTCGTGGCCGTGCTGGCCTTCTTGTTCCAGGACTGGGTGAGGGACCAGGTAGAGACCTTCTTCAAGAACAATATTAAGTCGTACCGAGATGACATCGACTTGCAGAACCTCATAGATTCTTTGCAGAAAATG AATCAATGCTGTGGTGCCCAGGATCCGAACGACTGGGACTTGAACATTTACTTCaactgcagcagcaacagcaaaagcCGGGAGCGGTGTGGGGTCCCCTTTTCCTGCTGTATCCCCGACCCTGCG CAAAAAGTTGTGAACACGCAGTGCGGCTACGATGTAAGAACAATG CCTAGATCAAGCTGGGATGAACGAATCTTCACCAGGGGCTGCATCCCTGCCCTGGAAGCCTGGTTGCCCCGGAACATCTACATCGTGGCAGGGGTCTTCGTAGCCATTTCATTATTGCAG ATCTTTGGGATTTTCTTGGCCAGGACTCTGATTTCGGACATTGAAGCGGTCAAGGCGGGCTACCATTTCTAA